AGAGGCCATCTTAGCTGAGTCTAACAAGGTCAATGAAATACGGCTCTACGGCTCTGCAGCAGAGAATACTCTTACGCTCAGGTCAGATATCGATATAAGCGTTGAGTTTTCCGCTATCAGCCTAAAGGAGGCAACGCTGTTCAGGAAGAGGATTTCCGGAAGGGTCAATCCCCGGATAGACATCCAGGTCTACAATCATCTGCCTGAGAAAATAAGAAAAGAGATCAGGGCTAAAGGCAGGGTGCTGTATGAGGATAAAAGATAAGACAGAAGAGATTGAAGGCTACCTCTCAGAGCTTTCAGAGATCATGCCAAAAAGCCTTGAGGAATACAGCGAATTAAAGACAAAAGCTGCATGCGAGCGGTATTTTGAGAAGATTATTGAGGCAACAGTTGATCTGTCTTTTTTGCTGATCAAGGAAAGGCGGCTAAGGCCTGCTGAAGAAGATAAGGAATCCTTTGATATCATCTCAAAAGAAGGGCTCATCCCTGCTGAACTGGCAGGCAGGCTTAAGGATGCCAAAGGGATGAGAAACATACTTGCCCATGAGTATGGAACCGTTGATGATGAAACTGTTTTTCACGCCATAACAGAAGAATTGGCAGGCGATATTAGGGAGTTTATTGCTCATGTTAAGCATAGGGAAAAGGAAGAGAAAGGATAAGACAGGAGAGTTGGGGGAAGCATGGTCAACGTAGACATTGACGAAAAGCTGTATGCTGAGATCAAGGAGATTGTTGAGAAAGACAGGCTGAACTATCCTTCCATCCGGCATTTCGTGCATAAGGGATTATTGGAGAAGGTGAAGAATGGGGGGAAGGGATGAATCCTTGATTAGGCTGCGGATCTTGGACAGGCTTTTGAGGGATTTATGCCTTATGGAGGTTGTATGGTGAGGATTTGCGGAGGTCTAGGATGAAGCTGGTGGGTGTTATTCCTGCGTTTGA
The Candidatus Nanoarchaeia archaeon genome window above contains:
- a CDS encoding nucleotidyltransferase domain-containing protein; the encoded protein is MGILDFLRSDKNTRKVFGKRELKIIEKQLYGVALSQSEKNRLSRDIRKKLEFMREAARFSEEFELKKGSIIKDAIEEAKEAILAESNKVNEIRLYGSAAENTLTLRSDIDISVEFSAISLKEATLFRKRISGRVNPRIDIQVYNHLPEKIRKEIRAKGRVLYEDKR
- a CDS encoding DUF86 domain-containing protein, with protein sequence MRIKDKTEEIEGYLSELSEIMPKSLEEYSELKTKAACERYFEKIIEATVDLSFLLIKERRLRPAEEDKESFDIISKEGLIPAELAGRLKDAKGMRNILAHEYGTVDDETVFHAITEELAGDIREFIAHVKHREKEEKG